GCGTGGGCTCGGTCACATCGAGCCCCCGATGACGCAGCCCCACGAGTTACTCGCACTCGGCGACCTCGTCCTCGCCATCGGGGGTGTACTCGATGCCCGTCCAGTACTCCTCGTCGATGGAGGCCACGGCGCTGATGACCGAGGCGACCATGCGCACACCCATCGTGTAGCCGACGTCCATCCACTCCAGGGCTACAAGGGGGCGTTCGACCAGAAGCCCGAGTCCAAGGGCATGATCAGCTCCCCGGTCGCTGCCGCCCGGCGGAGCCGGGCCACCAGCTCCTCGATGAAGCGTATGGTCCCCCGCTGCGTGTCGGCCGCCCCTTTGCGCATCCGGGCGTGAAGCACCTCGCCGGTGGCGACCCGGGTGGCGAGAAGCGGGTGATACCCGAGCCGGTGGGTGTAACCATATCCGGCACCCTGCTTGTCCCTGCCCGACAACTCGCAGATGGTCGAGTCGAGGTCGACCACCATGGTGTCCTCCCCGGGTCCGGCGCCGAGCGCCCAGGCTCGTCGCAACGTCTGGCGAGCACCCGATCGCGCTGGCGGACGTGCCCGAAGGTGAATGCCCGCAAGAACGTGCCGAGCGTGGACGGTGCCATCACCCGGTGGGGAGGACGGACTGAGTTGCTCCGGCCCGGAGCATGTCGGCGTGGTCGATGTGGCTGCCCCCGACCACCATGGCGTGGACCAGGGTCAGTACCTTGCGCCCGGGTAGGCACCGCCGACCCGGCCCGACAGGTCGACCGAGGTGTTGATCAACCGTTCCAGCCCGAGCCGGACAACCAAGGTGGCCACCAACAGGAGTCCGGCATTGGCCACCAGGTTCGGCTCGTCGAAAGTCACCTCGATCCGGTCGAATCCCGCGCGATACTGACTTCACAACAAGTGCCTCCTCAGCAAGGGAGGCACTCTCCGCGGATGCGTGGCGA
Above is a genomic segment from Acidimicrobiales bacterium containing:
- a CDS encoding transposase — protein: MVDLDSTICELSGRDKQGAGYGYTHRLGYHPLLATRVATGEVLHARMRKGAADTQRGTIRFIEELVARLRRAAATGELIMPLDSGFWSNAPL